ATGAAGTGTTTTTTAGCTGACCCTAACTATTTGATGTAGAAGCGTTTCATCAGCACCTCATGGTTTTGCAATTCAATTTTAACCAGGTATAAACCAGGCTCTAACTGACTAAGATCGCAACGGATTTTCTCTTCTTGTATAGTTCCGCAAAACACTTTAGTTCCCAATACATTAAATATGCTTACTTCAACTGCTTGATTATTTCCGGTCAGCGTAATTTCAAACTTACCTTGATTGGGATTTGGAAAAACCAAAAAATCAACCGGATTAGTGGAAGTCCAACCAATTTGGGTGGATAAAAGAATAGCGAAAAGTAAAAGTATTCTTTTCATGGTTAGCGTTTTCATACCTTTTAACCAAAACCTTGCCAATCTGTTTCAAAATTGGGATATTTTTAGAATAGGTAAAATCGAGCTGAAAAAAATCTTAGGGTTTTTCTTTGGTATACAAGTCTTTCAGTTCTGTTCTAACCACTTTAGATCCCTCTTTTAGTCTTTTGGAAACCGCATTGTAGGGTGCAAATATCACTTCAGCACCAGGCTCTAAACCGGAAATAATCTGAATATACTCATTATCTTGAATTCCGGTTTTTACTGCGGTTTTAATGGACTTACCATCTTTATAAAGAAATACGACTTCTTCAATTTCTTCTTCCACTTCTTTTGAAGCTTTGGCCCCACTTGCATCAACTTCTTGACCTCGTTCTTCGTTTTCGGTCATGGTTTTCTCTTCCGGATCTAAGGCAGTGCTA
This genomic window from Bacteroidia bacterium contains:
- a CDS encoding T9SS type A sorting domain-containing protein — its product is MKRILLLFAILLSTQIGWTSTNPVDFLVFPNPNQGKFEITLTGNNQAVEVSIFNVLGTKVFCGTIQEEKIRCDLSQLEPGLYLVKIELQNHEVLMKRFYIK